A region of Paenibacillus thiaminolyticus DNA encodes the following proteins:
- the ppdK gene encoding pyruvate, phosphate dikinase yields the protein MKPTWICHFRHGDAGMKALLGGKGANLAEMTRIGLPVPPGFTITTEACRSYYALNRLPDGLMDEVSSALQAVELMRGQRFGDAHDPLLVSVRSGSVHSMPGMMDTILNLGLNDETVQGLASATGDERFAYDCYRRLIHMFGNVVSGVESGDFERILAEVKAHCGAQTDQSLSADGLREVVRRYKHYLEEEAGAPFPQDVHVQLQLAIEAVFRSWNNHRAQVYRKLHQLSDDEGTAVNIQSMVFGNRGADSGTGVLFTRHPSTGEKILFGEYLTDAQGEDVVAGTRTPQPIAKMAEEMPDLYRQLTEAADQLERHYRDMQDIEFTVERGKLFILQTRAGKRTAQAAVAIAVALVHEGLITAQEALLRLDVAQLEHLLHPSIAPDAAIDTVATGLPASPGAASGRIVLDADEAERMAAAGERVILVRPETTPEDIHGVLVAEGVLTSRGGMTSHAAVVARSMGKPCVSGCEDVSFDFTRNCIVIGARTFLEGDLLSIDGATGRVIAGAVPLVAAEMSDEFQQLLEWADRERELGVYANADTPADAAKARALGAEGIGLCRTEHMFMSPERLCIVQEMILAESEAERRKALALLLPLQQEDFEGIFEAMDGYTVTVRLLDPPLHEFLPNLEELVVRQTEWKATGTGTERERDDLERLIAKVRALHELNPMLGQRGCRLGILFPEIYEMQAEALFLAASRMLRQGVRVQPDIMVPLIGHAAELKLLRELIERTAERVLGAERRGCAYRIGTMIEVPRAALTAGQIAEHADFFSFGTNDLTQMTFGCSRDDAEGKFLAHYVDRRVLAANPFQVLDTSGVGQLIELAVQRGLAVNPQLKTGICGEHGGERDSILFCHATGLDYVSCSTYRVPLARIAAAQAKLLLGSRNKASVHSISV from the coding sequence ATGAAGCCGACTTGGATCTGTCACTTCCGGCATGGCGATGCCGGCATGAAAGCGCTGTTGGGCGGAAAGGGAGCCAATCTCGCGGAGATGACGCGCATCGGGCTGCCCGTGCCGCCCGGCTTCACCATTACGACGGAAGCTTGCCGATCCTACTACGCGCTGAACCGGCTGCCTGACGGCCTGATGGACGAGGTAAGTTCCGCTCTGCAGGCCGTCGAGCTGATGCGCGGCCAGCGATTCGGGGACGCCCATGATCCGCTTCTCGTCTCCGTCCGCTCCGGTTCTGTGCATTCCATGCCCGGCATGATGGATACGATTCTCAATCTCGGACTGAACGATGAGACCGTTCAAGGCCTCGCCTCTGCCACGGGCGACGAGCGCTTCGCTTATGATTGCTACCGCCGCCTCATCCATATGTTCGGCAATGTCGTGTCCGGCGTCGAATCAGGTGACTTCGAGCGCATCCTCGCCGAAGTCAAGGCGCATTGCGGGGCGCAGACGGACCAGTCCCTCTCCGCCGACGGCTTGCGGGAGGTTGTCCGGCGGTATAAGCATTATTTGGAGGAAGAAGCTGGCGCCCCGTTCCCGCAAGATGTCCACGTCCAGCTGCAGTTGGCCATCGAGGCCGTATTCCGCAGCTGGAACAATCACCGCGCGCAGGTGTACCGCAAGCTGCATCAGCTCTCCGATGACGAGGGCACGGCTGTCAACATCCAGTCGATGGTGTTCGGCAACCGCGGCGCGGACAGCGGGACGGGCGTGCTCTTCACCCGTCATCCGTCGACTGGCGAGAAGATTTTGTTCGGCGAGTATTTGACCGATGCCCAGGGAGAGGATGTCGTTGCCGGAACCCGGACGCCGCAGCCGATCGCCAAGATGGCCGAGGAAATGCCGGATCTGTACCGGCAGCTGACGGAAGCTGCCGATCAACTGGAGCGCCATTACCGCGACATGCAGGATATCGAGTTCACGGTTGAACGCGGCAAGCTGTTCATCCTGCAGACGCGGGCCGGCAAGCGCACGGCGCAAGCCGCCGTCGCCATCGCGGTCGCGCTCGTGCATGAAGGGCTGATCACGGCGCAGGAAGCGCTGCTGCGATTAGACGTCGCGCAGCTGGAGCATCTGCTGCACCCGTCCATTGCGCCCGATGCCGCGATCGACACCGTGGCGACCGGCCTGCCCGCCTCGCCGGGAGCCGCCTCCGGCCGCATCGTGCTTGATGCCGACGAGGCGGAGCGAATGGCCGCCGCCGGCGAGCGCGTCATTCTCGTCCGGCCGGAGACAACGCCGGAGGATATTCACGGCGTGCTCGTGGCGGAAGGCGTGCTGACGAGCCGGGGCGGCATGACGAGCCACGCGGCCGTCGTCGCCCGCAGCATGGGGAAGCCGTGTGTCTCCGGCTGCGAGGACGTCAGCTTCGACTTCACTCGCAATTGCATCGTGATCGGCGCGCGCACGTTCCTCGAAGGCGACCTGCTGTCGATCGACGGTGCGACAGGACGCGTCATCGCCGGAGCCGTGCCGCTCGTCGCCGCGGAGATGTCGGATGAATTCCAGCAGCTACTGGAATGGGCGGACCGCGAGCGCGAGCTGGGCGTCTACGCGAACGCGGATACGCCCGCGGACGCCGCGAAGGCGCGGGCCCTCGGGGCCGAAGGCATCGGACTGTGCCGGACGGAGCATATGTTCATGTCCCCGGAACGGCTATGCATCGTTCAGGAGATGATTCTGGCCGAATCGGAGGCGGAACGCCGGAAGGCGCTCGCACTGCTGCTGCCGCTGCAGCAGGAGGACTTTGAGGGCATTTTCGAGGCGATGGACGGTTATACGGTCACGGTTCGGCTGTTGGATCCGCCGCTTCATGAGTTCCTGCCGAATCTGGAGGAGCTTGTCGTCCGGCAGACCGAGTGGAAAGCGACCGGCACTGGCACAGAGCGCGAACGGGACGATCTCGAGCGCCTGATCGCCAAGGTACGTGCCCTGCATGAGCTGAATCCGATGCTCGGCCAGCGCGGCTGCCGGCTCGGCATTCTGTTCCCGGAAATTTATGAGATGCAGGCGGAGGCGCTGTTCCTTGCCGCTTCCCGCATGCTGCGCCAAGGCGTGCGCGTGCAGCCGGACATCATGGTGCCGCTGATCGGCCACGCCGCCGAGCTGAAGCTGCTGCGCGAGCTCATCGAGCGCACGGCAGAGCGGGTGCTCGGCGCCGAGCGCCGCGGCTGCGCGTACCGCATCGGCACGATGATCGAGGTGCCGCGCGCGGCGCTGACAGCGGGCCAGATTGCGGAGCATGCCGATTTCTTCTCGTTCGGCACGAACGATCTGACGCAGATGACGTTCGGCTGCAGCCGCGACGACGCGGAGGGCAAGTTCCTGGCCCACTACGTCGACCGCCGCGTGCTGGCGGCGAACCCGTTCCAGGTGCTCGACACGTCCGGCGTCGGCCAGTTGATTGAGCTGGCGGTGCAGCGCGGCCTCGCCGTCAATCCGCAGCTCAAGACCGGCATCTGCGGCGAGCACGGCGGCGAGCGGGATTCGATCCTGTTCTGCCATGCGACGGGCCTCGATTATGTAAGCTGCTCAACGTACCGCGTCCCGCTCGCCCGCATCGCTGCCGCTCAGGCGAAGCTGCTTCTCGGAAGCCGGAACAAAGCTTCCGTGCATTCGATATCTGTGTAA
- the zapA gene encoding cell division protein ZapA, translating into MTTPDNKHRVTVDIYGTQYKLIGTTSKEYMRNIAAMVDERMRTISDVNSRLDTTRIAVLAAVHIAEEVQKIQDEHVRISQSLQEQEQAGLELTRELERVKSHSARALEDLRKETGAQIKQLQQALTAEKENTEKQTAGLRAESAKLKESNQQLSEQKKQADERLQKLSQQLKEAERSAQSAAAREQEAKRKLQELEGKWKQAVTEKEQAAAKHEQQMKQKLSEQERSWNEKLAAQAKSLQTKLAAQEAEWKVKIAAAEQLAEETATIWEEQLAEQTAAWEGQLAAQAAEAEERARQREEQAQQQLAEQARLHDEELNRRLSEQTEQYEAALQEVRQKAAAERQHLERSFHKRMEQTKEQQQEQLSAVKSAHELQLKQAEEKLEAEREAWAEQHASSLEQAKREAEELAAAELEKLQAEIERLHTAHEAEREQWLEAHQEELEQTSGEWQNKLNRLQAAHAEELEKVHHRHAEDVDAMTSLQLEAAEEHAKALSEERALREAAEAKANEAVEEHAKALSEERALRQATEAKANEAAKEHVKALSEERALREAAEAKANEAVEEHAKALSEERALRQATEAKANEAAKEHVKALSEERALREAAEAKANETAEEHAEALAEEQALREEADAKLAQAAARIQQLEGRLSRAEELDRARQVEMERLMRVRDEAHANTAELQQSLSDAMEMLQQAEDRERELLGQAEEREALLEAWRKQAAEEREAELASCKRELEDQFQAERDAWREQSELAIAALREQHEAECSAWRAKEAQEQQTYDELVAELEEKNRQLEAEALNWKSAAETVQAAQQEAAASIEAVRRELMEAQEQTTQWQEEYSRLETEWQGKLQARESHWQELEQKWEQREQQWQEHFQQFQAREQEWTRTEAAWQAQADEWAEQEQDWSLAFKGWNEERDELQLRLKEAEAELRNLQAAEQSGQEQLEELKQIQEQFELLSHQFRLSQVERDMERQQAKETQEAYLQLKDEYQKLQSEFNEWLELIEQADN; encoded by the coding sequence ATGACCACTCCGGACAATAAGCATCGGGTCACGGTTGACATATATGGAACGCAGTATAAATTGATAGGAACGACGAGCAAGGAATACATGAGAAACATTGCCGCCATGGTAGATGAGCGTATGCGTACTATCTCGGATGTCAATTCCAGACTGGATACGACGCGCATTGCGGTCCTTGCGGCCGTGCATATTGCGGAAGAAGTGCAGAAAATACAGGATGAACATGTGCGGATCAGCCAGTCACTGCAGGAGCAGGAACAGGCCGGCCTGGAGCTGACCCGGGAGCTGGAACGGGTCAAGTCGCACTCGGCACGGGCGCTTGAGGATTTGCGGAAAGAGACAGGAGCGCAGATTAAGCAGCTCCAGCAGGCGTTGACGGCGGAGAAGGAGAACACCGAGAAGCAGACAGCGGGTCTGCGCGCGGAGTCGGCCAAGCTGAAGGAGTCGAATCAGCAGCTGTCGGAACAGAAGAAGCAGGCCGATGAACGTCTTCAGAAGCTGAGCCAGCAGTTGAAGGAGGCGGAACGCAGCGCGCAGTCCGCCGCGGCCCGCGAACAAGAGGCGAAGCGCAAGCTGCAGGAGCTGGAGGGCAAGTGGAAGCAGGCCGTGACGGAGAAGGAGCAAGCGGCCGCCAAGCACGAACAGCAGATGAAGCAGAAGCTGTCCGAACAGGAGCGCAGCTGGAACGAGAAGCTGGCCGCTCAGGCGAAGAGCTTGCAGACCAAGCTGGCTGCTCAGGAAGCGGAATGGAAAGTAAAAATCGCGGCGGCAGAGCAGCTTGCCGAGGAGACAGCTACGATCTGGGAGGAGCAGCTTGCCGAGCAGACTGCCGCTTGGGAAGGGCAGTTGGCGGCGCAGGCAGCGGAAGCGGAAGAACGGGCGCGCCAGCGGGAAGAGCAGGCGCAGCAGCAGCTCGCCGAACAGGCGCGGCTGCATGATGAAGAGTTGAACCGTCGCTTGAGCGAGCAGACGGAGCAATATGAGGCGGCCCTACAGGAAGTGCGTCAGAAGGCGGCAGCAGAGCGGCAGCATTTGGAACGGAGCTTCCATAAACGCATGGAACAGACGAAGGAGCAGCAGCAGGAACAGTTGTCCGCCGTGAAGTCGGCGCATGAGCTCCAATTGAAGCAAGCCGAGGAGAAGCTGGAGGCGGAGCGCGAAGCTTGGGCCGAGCAGCATGCCTCTTCGCTGGAGCAGGCGAAGCGCGAAGCGGAGGAACTGGCGGCAGCGGAGCTGGAGAAGCTTCAAGCGGAGATCGAGCGCTTGCACACCGCGCATGAGGCCGAGCGGGAGCAATGGCTTGAAGCGCATCAAGAGGAGCTGGAGCAGACCAGCGGTGAATGGCAGAACAAGCTGAATCGTCTTCAAGCGGCTCATGCGGAGGAACTGGAAAAGGTGCATCATCGCCATGCGGAAGATGTGGATGCGATGACAAGTCTGCAGCTTGAGGCCGCGGAAGAACACGCGAAGGCGCTGTCCGAGGAGAGAGCGCTGCGCGAGGCGGCGGAAGCGAAGGCGAACGAGGCCGTGGAAGAGCATGCGAAGGCGCTGTCCGAGGAAAGAGCGCTGCGTCAAGCGACCGAAGCGAAGGCGAACGAGGCCGCGAAGGAGCATGTGAAGGCGCTGTCCGAGGAGAGAGCGCTGCGCGAGGCGGCGGAAGCGAAGGCGAACGAGGCCGTGGAAGAGCATGCGAAGGCGCTGTCCGAGGAAAGAGCGCTGCGTCAAGCGACCGAAGCGAAGGCGAACGAGGCCGCGAAGGAGCATGTGAAGGCGCTGTCCGAGGAGAGAGCGCTGCGTGAAGCAGCGGAAGCGAAGGCGAACGAGACCGCGGAAGAGCATGCGGAAGCGTTGGCCGAGGAGCAGGCGCTGCGCGAGGAAGCGGATGCGAAGCTGGCGCAAGCGGCGGCGCGCATTCAGCAGCTGGAGGGCCGGCTTAGCCGGGCGGAAGAGCTGGATCGCGCCCGCCAGGTGGAGATGGAGCGCCTGATGCGGGTTCGCGACGAGGCCCATGCGAATACAGCCGAGCTGCAGCAGTCGCTGTCCGACGCGATGGAGATGCTGCAGCAGGCGGAAGATCGCGAACGCGAATTGCTGGGGCAGGCGGAGGAGCGCGAAGCGCTGCTCGAAGCTTGGCGGAAGCAGGCGGCCGAAGAGCGGGAAGCGGAGCTCGCGAGCTGCAAGCGGGAGCTAGAAGATCAGTTCCAGGCCGAGCGGGATGCCTGGCGCGAGCAGAGCGAGCTGGCCATCGCTGCCTTGCGGGAGCAGCATGAAGCGGAGTGCAGCGCATGGCGCGCGAAGGAAGCGCAGGAGCAGCAGACCTATGATGAGCTAGTCGCCGAGCTGGAGGAGAAGAACCGGCAGCTTGAAGCGGAGGCGCTCAATTGGAAGTCTGCTGCCGAGACCGTGCAGGCTGCCCAGCAGGAGGCTGCGGCTTCGATCGAAGCGGTCCGGCGCGAACTGATGGAAGCGCAGGAGCAGACCACCCAGTGGCAAGAGGAATACAGCCGGCTGGAGACGGAATGGCAGGGCAAGCTGCAGGCTCGCGAATCCCACTGGCAGGAACTGGAGCAGAAGTGGGAGCAGCGCGAGCAGCAGTGGCAGGAGCATTTCCAGCAATTCCAGGCTCGGGAGCAGGAATGGACGCGGACCGAAGCCGCTTGGCAGGCTCAGGCCGACGAGTGGGCAGAGCAGGAGCAGGATTGGTCCTTGGCATTCAAGGGCTGGAACGAAGAACGGGATGAGCTGCAGCTGCGCCTGAAGGAGGCGGAAGCCGAGCTGCGCAACCTGCAGGCGGCTGAGCAGAGCGGCCAGGAGCAGCTTGAAGAGCTGAAGCAGATTCAGGAACAATTCGAGCTGCTGTCCCATCAATTCCGGCTGTCGCAGGTAGAGCGCGATATGGAGCGGCAGCAGGCCAAGGAGACGCAAGAGGCTTACCTGCAGCTGAAGGACGAGTATCAGAAGCTGCAGAGCGAGTTCAATGAATGGTTGGAATTGATAGAGCAGGCCGATAATTAA
- the pheT gene encoding phenylalanine--tRNA ligase subunit beta, which produces MNVSYQWLSEYIDVTGVTAEELAARMTQAGIEIDVIENRNKGVNGIVVGYVKSKEKHPDADKLNVCQVDAGTGEMLQIVCGAKNVDAGQKVPVALIGTVMPDGMKIKKAKLRGVESQGMICSAKELAMNDKLLPKEMQEGILVLPESTEVGTPIADVLGLNDHVLELDLTPNRSDCLSMLGVAYETSALLERPLRLPETQVQEDASQASDAIRVSISAADGCSHYAARYIRNVTIQPSPLWLQNRLLAAGVRPINNIVDVTNFVMLEYGQPLHAFDADQLNEGTIEVRYAREDETLVTLDGQERKLEPHMLLITDGTKPVALAGVMGGENSEVTERTVKILLESAHFGGSVVRRTSRQLGLRSEASLRFEKEANPEAVIPALNRAAELIRQLANGTVSAGIVEAVAQRHERPVVTLTLERTNRLLGTALQAHDVKAILDRLGLESEQSGDIFHVTVPGRRGDITRDVDLIEEVARIYGYNHIPTTAIEGVTTPGHLTKAQRIRRAIRHLLTDNGLHETVTYSFTHPAEAKLFPAIAADAVPVKLLMPMSEERSVLRTSLLPSMLDVAAYNRNRKSDNIQIFELGSLYMTPQETLTEIPQVEPVLGLLLAGARRAPQWNIAAEAVDFYDVKGIVDSLAAHFGLEGQIRYEANRPQGLHPGRAATMYLQANGEEHRLGIIGQLHPEVQRAKDLGDTYVAEIHLKPLIEAASADIVYKTLPRFPAVDRDIAVVVDRGTAVGELVQTAKDAAGEWLESVRVFDVYTGDRIAEDKKSVAISLTYRHPERTFTDEEITEIHGRVVSALEAGFEAELRK; this is translated from the coding sequence ATGAACGTATCCTACCAATGGTTATCGGAATATATCGATGTGACCGGCGTGACCGCCGAGGAGTTGGCGGCGCGGATGACGCAAGCCGGCATCGAGATTGATGTCATAGAAAATCGCAACAAAGGAGTAAACGGCATCGTTGTCGGTTACGTCAAGTCCAAGGAGAAGCATCCGGATGCGGACAAGCTGAACGTGTGCCAGGTGGATGCCGGAACAGGTGAAATGCTGCAAATCGTATGCGGAGCCAAAAATGTGGACGCTGGCCAAAAAGTACCTGTCGCGCTGATCGGGACGGTCATGCCGGACGGCATGAAAATCAAGAAGGCAAAGCTGCGCGGCGTCGAGTCGCAGGGCATGATCTGCTCGGCGAAGGAGTTGGCCATGAACGACAAGCTGCTGCCGAAGGAAATGCAGGAAGGGATCCTCGTCCTGCCGGAGAGCACCGAAGTCGGAACGCCGATCGCGGATGTGCTCGGTCTGAACGACCATGTGCTGGAGCTGGATCTGACGCCGAACCGCTCGGATTGCCTGAGTATGCTGGGCGTAGCGTATGAGACGTCCGCTCTGCTCGAGCGCCCGCTTCGCCTGCCGGAGACGCAGGTCCAGGAGGACGCTTCGCAGGCTTCGGATGCGATCCGCGTCAGCATTAGCGCAGCGGACGGCTGCTCCCATTATGCGGCCCGCTATATCCGCAATGTAACGATTCAGCCGTCCCCGCTGTGGCTGCAGAACCGGTTGTTGGCGGCGGGCGTGCGTCCGATCAACAATATCGTTGACGTGACGAATTTTGTCATGCTGGAATATGGGCAGCCGCTGCATGCGTTCGATGCCGATCAGCTGAACGAGGGGACGATCGAAGTCCGCTATGCGCGCGAAGACGAGACCCTTGTGACGCTGGACGGGCAGGAACGGAAGCTGGAGCCGCACATGCTGCTCATTACGGACGGAACGAAGCCGGTTGCGCTGGCAGGCGTGATGGGCGGCGAAAATTCAGAGGTAACGGAGCGGACGGTCAAAATTTTGCTGGAATCCGCTCATTTCGGAGGCAGCGTCGTGCGCAGAACATCCCGCCAGCTCGGACTTCGCTCTGAAGCGTCGCTCCGCTTCGAGAAGGAAGCGAACCCGGAAGCGGTTATCCCGGCCTTGAACCGCGCGGCCGAATTGATTCGCCAATTGGCGAACGGCACGGTCTCTGCAGGCATCGTCGAAGCGGTCGCGCAGCGGCATGAGCGTCCGGTCGTCACGCTGACGCTGGAGCGGACGAACCGTCTGCTTGGCACCGCGCTTCAAGCGCATGACGTGAAGGCGATTCTCGACCGGCTCGGCCTCGAATCGGAACAGTCCGGTGACATATTCCATGTGACGGTGCCGGGACGCCGCGGCGATATTACGCGCGATGTCGACCTGATTGAAGAGGTTGCCCGCATCTATGGCTATAACCACATTCCGACGACGGCGATCGAAGGGGTGACGACACCGGGCCATCTGACGAAGGCGCAGCGGATACGCCGCGCCATCCGCCATCTGCTGACGGACAACGGCCTGCATGAGACGGTCACTTATTCGTTCACGCATCCGGCGGAAGCGAAGCTGTTCCCTGCAATCGCGGCGGATGCCGTTCCGGTCAAGCTGCTCATGCCGATGAGCGAGGAGCGCAGCGTGCTCCGCACGAGCCTGCTGCCGAGCATGCTCGATGTCGCGGCATACAACCGGAACCGCAAATCGGATAACATTCAGATTTTCGAGTTGGGCAGCTTGTACATGACACCGCAGGAAACGCTGACCGAGATTCCTCAGGTCGAGCCGGTGCTTGGCCTGCTGTTGGCGGGCGCGCGCCGCGCGCCGCAATGGAATATCGCGGCGGAAGCGGTCGACTTCTATGATGTGAAGGGGATTGTCGACAGCTTGGCGGCGCATTTCGGACTTGAAGGACAGATCCGCTATGAAGCGAACCGGCCGCAAGGCTTGCACCCGGGCCGAGCGGCGACGATGTATCTCCAGGCGAACGGGGAAGAGCATCGGCTTGGCATCATCGGCCAATTGCATCCGGAGGTGCAGCGGGCCAAAGATCTGGGCGACACCTATGTCGCGGAAATTCATCTCAAGCCGTTGATTGAAGCGGCTTCTGCGGATATCGTCTACAAGACGCTGCCTCGCTTCCCTGCGGTTGATCGCGACATCGCGGTCGTCGTCGATCGCGGCACGGCTGTCGGCGAACTCGTCCAGACGGCAAAGGATGCGGCGGGAGAATGGCTGGAGTCGGTCCGCGTATTCGATGTCTATACCGGGGATCGGATTGCGGAGGACAAGAAGAGCGTAGCGATCTCGCTCACGTATCGTCATCCGGAGCGGACATTCACCGACGAAGAGATTACGGAGATTCACGGACGTGTCGTGTCCGCGCTGGAAGCCGGATTCGAAGCGGAGCTCCGCAAATAG
- a CDS encoding CvpA family protein yields the protein MDTDILEFLDRLWGGIANAFAAWNGLDYFVAAAGVASVAWGAWRGMKSQLLSLIGCIASFIVASRYYEDFVPWVRRRLFSPNSGNGAGTGGTISSLSPTLMDTVHSVVAFILLFTFAMAGLWLIRFAIQKLTAAKPVRAVDRLVGALLGLVQFAFLWCIMYVLLRAWPAGAVRDWAAASVWMEWTGAWIPDAMAQAVTWAQWL from the coding sequence ATGGATACAGACATCTTGGAATTTTTGGATAGACTGTGGGGCGGTATCGCGAATGCATTTGCCGCATGGAACGGGTTGGACTATTTCGTGGCGGCGGCAGGTGTGGCATCGGTAGCATGGGGAGCATGGCGGGGAATGAAATCTCAGCTTCTGTCCCTCATTGGATGCATCGCGTCGTTCATTGTCGCTTCGCGGTATTACGAAGATTTCGTACCCTGGGTGCGCCGGCGGCTGTTCTCTCCCAATTCGGGGAACGGCGCAGGAACGGGCGGGACAATATCGTCCCTCTCTCCAACCTTGATGGACACGGTGCATTCGGTTGTCGCGTTCATTCTGCTGTTCACCTTCGCGATGGCGGGGCTGTGGCTCATTCGGTTCGCGATCCAGAAGCTGACCGCTGCGAAGCCGGTGCGCGCCGTGGATCGGCTGGTCGGCGCCCTTTTGGGATTGGTGCAATTCGCTTTCCTCTGGTGCATCATGTACGTGCTGCTCCGGGCTTGGCCGGCCGGCGCTGTCCGCGATTGGGCGGCAGCATCGGTCTGGATGGAATGGACCGGGGCATGGATACCCGATGCGATGGCACAGGCAGTCACTTGGGCGCAATGGCTGTAA
- the gap gene encoding type I glyceraldehyde-3-phosphate dehydrogenase yields MALPVAINGMGRIGRLVLRRAMDEAHSPFAIRAVNTLYPAATIAHLLKYDSIHGKWNANIAAEGNTLLINDTPIQVVAEADPARLPWQSLGIHTVIDATGKFTDRPGASKHIEAGAEKVIITAPGKDLDLTIVMGVNEQMYDDENHHLVSAASCTTNCLAPLLHLLDRSFGVESGWMTTIHSYTNDQKHLDNPHKDLRRARACTQSIVPTTTGVGKALAGILPHLATSVQGISVRVPTPDVSLVDLTAEVKTSVTADDVRLAFLHAIRDGHDRYLEWCDEPLVSTDFIGNDKSAVVDGMSLIAHDHHIKLLAWYDNEWGYAARVVDLARHVALEGVRGSCKTAAAR; encoded by the coding sequence ATGGCATTACCTGTTGCCATCAACGGCATGGGCCGCATCGGCCGTCTCGTGCTGCGCCGCGCTATGGATGAAGCGCATTCGCCGTTCGCCATCCGGGCCGTGAACACTCTTTATCCCGCCGCCACCATCGCGCATCTGCTCAAGTACGACTCCATTCACGGAAAATGGAACGCGAACATCGCCGCTGAAGGCAATACACTCCTTATTAATGATACGCCCATACAGGTAGTGGCAGAAGCCGATCCGGCCCGGCTGCCCTGGCAGTCGCTCGGCATTCATACCGTCATCGATGCAACCGGCAAATTCACGGATCGCCCTGGCGCTTCCAAACATATCGAAGCCGGCGCGGAAAAAGTCATCATCACCGCTCCAGGCAAGGATCTCGACTTGACGATCGTGATGGGCGTCAACGAGCAGATGTACGACGATGAGAACCATCACCTCGTCTCGGCCGCATCCTGCACCACGAACTGCCTCGCGCCGCTGCTTCATCTGCTTGATCGCTCGTTCGGCGTCGAATCGGGCTGGATGACCACCATTCATTCCTACACCAATGATCAGAAGCATCTCGATAATCCGCATAAAGATTTGCGCCGCGCGCGGGCATGCACGCAGTCCATCGTTCCGACGACCACTGGTGTAGGCAAGGCGCTGGCCGGCATTCTGCCGCATCTGGCGACCTCGGTGCAAGGCATCTCGGTGCGTGTGCCGACGCCGGATGTCTCGCTCGTCGACTTGACGGCCGAAGTGAAAACATCCGTAACCGCAGATGATGTCCGGCTCGCCTTCCTTCATGCGATCCGCGACGGACATGATCGTTATCTCGAATGGTGCGACGAGCCGCTCGTCTCCACCGACTTCATCGGCAACGACAAATCCGCCGTCGTCGACGGGATGTCACTTATCGCCCATGATCATCACATTAAACTTCTCGCCTGGTATGACAACGAATGGGGTTATGCGGCCCGGGTCGTCGACTTGGCCCGCCACGTTGCACTGGAGGGAGTGAGAGGCTCATGCAAAACGGCAGCTGCCCGGTAA
- the pheS gene encoding phenylalanine--tRNA ligase subunit alpha, with the protein MKERLQALRAEALEKLQQVKDANNLNELRVKFLGKKGALTEILRGMGGLSAEERPLIGQVANEVRGAIEQYIEEKQEAFQREETERRLQAETIDVTLPGRPMGQGAAHPLQKVIQEIEDIFIGMGYTVAEGPEVEHDYYNFEALNLPKDHPARDMQDSFYITEELLMRTQTSPVQVRTMEKMKGEVPVKIICPGRVYRRDDDDATHSFMFHQIEGLVIGDNIRMSDLKGTLLQFMREMFGSHMQIRLRPSFFPFTEPSTEVDVTCVKCGGSGCRICKQTGWIEILGAGMVHPRVLEMSGYDPEKYTGFAFGMGVERIAMLKYGVDDIRHFYTNDLRFLQQFARM; encoded by the coding sequence ATGAAAGAGCGTTTGCAGGCGTTGCGCGCCGAAGCGCTGGAGAAGCTGCAGCAAGTAAAAGATGCGAACAATTTGAACGAGCTGCGCGTCAAATTTCTTGGCAAAAAAGGGGCGCTTACTGAAATATTGCGTGGCATGGGCGGCCTGAGCGCGGAAGAGCGTCCGCTGATCGGCCAGGTGGCGAATGAAGTGCGCGGAGCCATCGAACAGTATATCGAAGAGAAGCAGGAGGCATTCCAGCGCGAAGAGACGGAACGCCGTCTTCAAGCGGAGACGATTGACGTGACGTTGCCGGGACGCCCGATGGGGCAAGGGGCGGCACACCCGCTGCAAAAGGTTATTCAAGAGATTGAAGACATCTTCATCGGCATGGGATATACGGTCGCGGAAGGACCGGAGGTCGAGCATGATTACTACAACTTCGAGGCGTTGAACCTGCCGAAGGATCATCCGGCCCGCGATATGCAGGATTCCTTCTATATTACGGAGGAGCTGCTGATGCGGACGCAGACGTCGCCGGTTCAGGTGCGCACGATGGAGAAGATGAAGGGCGAGGTGCCGGTCAAAATCATTTGTCCGGGCCGGGTATACCGCCGCGACGATGACGATGCGACACATTCGTTCATGTTCCATCAGATCGAGGGGCTTGTTATCGGCGACAACATCCGAATGAGCGATCTGAAGGGCACGCTCCTTCAGTTCATGCGCGAAATGTTCGGCTCGCATATGCAGATCCGGCTCCGCCCGAGCTTCTTCCCGTTCACCGAGCCAAGCACGGAGGTCGATGTCACCTGCGTGAAATGCGGCGGCAGCGGCTGCCGTATCTGCAAGCAGACCGGCTGGATTGAGATTTTGGGAGCAGGGATGGTTCATCCGCGCGTGTTGGAAATGAGCGGCTACGATCCGGAGAAGTACACCGGATTCGCTTTCGGCATGGGTGTAGAACGGATTGCCATGCTCAAGTACGGAGTGGATGATATCCGCCATTTCTATACGAACGACCTGCGGTTCTTGCAGCAATTTGCTCGCATGTAA